In Microcaecilia unicolor chromosome 1, aMicUni1.1, whole genome shotgun sequence, the following are encoded in one genomic region:
- the EXOSC4 gene encoding exosome complex component RRP41, translated as MAGLELLSDQGYRLDGRKAVELRKIQARMGVFAQADGSAYIEQGNTKALAVVYGPHEIRGSRSKALHDRAVVNCQYSMATFSTGERKRRPHGDRKSSEMTLHLKQTFEAAILTQLYPRSQIDIYVQILQADGGNYCACVNAATLAIMDAGIPMRDYVCACSTGFIEDTPLVDLCYVEEAAGGPQLALALLPKSEQIALLEMNSRLHEDHLEKVLDAASKACRDVYAVLDRVVRDHVQEVCTLLGE; from the exons ATGGCGGGGCTGGAGCTCTTGTCGGATCAGGGTTACCGGCTGGATGGGAGGAAGGCGGTCGAGCTGCGCAAGATCCAAGCCCGCATGGGCGTGTTCGCGCAGGCTGACGGCTCGGCCTACATCGAGCAGGGGAATACCAAGGCATTGGCGGTAGTGTACGGGCCGCACGAG ATTCGGGGCTCACGCAGTAAAGCTCTGCATGACCGGGCAGTGGTGAACTGCCAGTATAGCATGGCTACCTTCAGCACAGGTGAGAGGAAACGCCGCCCACATGGAGACCGCAAGTCCAGCGAGATGACCCTTCACCTGAAGCAGACCTTTGAGGCGGCCATCCTCACCCAGCTATATCCTCGCTCCCAGATTGACATCTATGTGCAG ATCCTCCAGGCAGACGGTGGGAACTACTGTGCGTGTGTGAACGCTGCCACACTGGCCATCATGGACGCTGGCATCCCCATGAGGGACTACGTGTGTGCCTGTTCTACAGGCTTCATTGAGGACACCCCTCTGGTGGACCTGTGCTACGTGGAAGAGGCAGCTGGGGGCCCCCAGCTGGCCCTGGCCCTGCTGCCCAAGTCTGAGCAGATAGCGTTGCTAGAGATGAACTCGCGCCTCCATGAGGACCACCTAGAGAAAGTCTTGGATGCCGCCAGTAAGGCTTGCCGAGATGTGTATGCTGTGCTGGACCGGGTGGTGAGGGACCATGTGCAGGAGGTGTGCACACTGTTGGGAGAGTGA